Proteins encoded within one genomic window of Halomonas sp. YLGW01:
- the dgoD gene encoding galactonate dehydratase yields MKITRLKTWQVPPRWLFLKIETDEGCYGWGEPVVEGRAATVEAAVHELSDYLIGQDPRHIEHLWNVMYRAGFYRGGPILMSAIAGIDQALWDLKGRDLGVPVHQLLGGPVRDKMRMYAWTGGDRPSDVGAGAKALVEQGFTAFKMNGTPEMQIVDSHKKIDDAVARVAEARDAVGPDVGIGIDFHGRVHRPMAKALMRELEQFHPMFIEEPVAPEHLPALKHIAEGIATPIATGERLHTRFQFRDLLADGMVDVIQPDLSHCGGISEGLKIATLASAHDVALAPHCPLGPLTLAASLQLDAVCHNAFIQEQSMGIHYNQDNDVLDYLVDKSALAIEDGFCAIPQGPGLGVEIDEAFVEERAKVGHRWRNPVWQHEDGSVAEW; encoded by the coding sequence ATGAAAATCACCCGACTCAAGACCTGGCAGGTGCCGCCGCGCTGGCTGTTTCTGAAGATCGAGACCGACGAGGGCTGCTACGGCTGGGGCGAGCCGGTGGTAGAGGGCCGTGCCGCCACCGTCGAGGCCGCCGTCCACGAGCTGTCCGACTACCTGATCGGCCAGGACCCGCGCCACATCGAGCACCTGTGGAACGTGATGTACCGGGCCGGCTTCTACCGCGGCGGACCGATCCTGATGTCGGCCATCGCAGGCATCGACCAGGCGCTGTGGGATCTCAAGGGGCGCGATCTGGGGGTGCCCGTGCACCAGCTGCTCGGCGGCCCGGTGCGCGACAAGATGCGCATGTACGCCTGGACCGGCGGCGATCGCCCCTCGGACGTGGGTGCCGGCGCCAAGGCGCTGGTCGAGCAGGGCTTCACCGCCTTCAAGATGAACGGCACCCCGGAAATGCAGATCGTCGACTCCCACAAGAAGATCGATGACGCCGTGGCCCGCGTGGCCGAGGCCCGTGACGCCGTGGGACCGGACGTCGGCATCGGCATCGACTTCCATGGCCGCGTGCATCGCCCGATGGCCAAGGCGCTGATGCGCGAGCTCGAGCAGTTCCACCCGATGTTCATCGAGGAGCCGGTGGCGCCCGAGCATCTGCCGGCCCTCAAGCACATCGCCGAGGGCATCGCCACGCCCATCGCCACCGGGGAGCGCCTGCACACCCGCTTCCAGTTCCGCGACCTCCTGGCCGACGGCATGGTCGACGTCATCCAGCCCGATCTCTCGCACTGCGGCGGCATCAGCGAGGGGCTCAAGATCGCCACCCTCGCCTCGGCCCATGACGTGGCGCTGGCCCCGCACTGCCCGCTGGGCCCGCTGACGCTGGCCGCCTCGCTGCAGCTGGATGCGGTGTGTCACAACGCCTTCATCCAGGAACAGAGCATGGGCATCCACTACAACCAGGACAACGACGTGCTCGACTATCTGGTCGACAAGTCCGCGCTGGCCATCGAGGACGGCTTCTGTGCCATCCCCCAGGGCCCGGGGCTCGGTGTCGAGATCGACGAGGCCTTCGTCGAGGAGCGCGCCAAGGTCGGTCACCGCTGGCGCAACCCGGTATGGCAGCACGAGGATGGCTCGGTCGCCGAGTGGTAA
- a CDS encoding FCD domain-containing protein yields MTQASPLTQLSRLPQPDEAGGANALATVLAHAILSGQWASGETFPRELDLCQHFAASRNRVRNALAALSGCGLIERTAGRGTVVRDIVDWHLLDPQMSEWMAGLESPHPQLVREVFAFRLSAEPFVSELAALAATAQDLARIETAFDGMCESADDPARREEHADYDVAFHDAIYRASHNLVWRQMGLLLRPSIVALIQHSHHQADSLDDSLARHRRVLEAIRLRQPDAAREATERVLARTAADLGVDNGGRQLRQSATLSDGSALAD; encoded by the coding sequence GTGACTCAAGCCTCACCGCTCACTCAACTCTCTCGGCTTCCGCAGCCCGACGAGGCCGGGGGCGCCAACGCGCTGGCCACCGTACTCGCCCACGCCATCCTGTCCGGGCAGTGGGCCAGCGGGGAGACCTTTCCCCGCGAGCTGGACCTTTGCCAGCACTTCGCGGCCAGCCGCAACCGGGTCCGCAATGCCCTGGCCGCCCTGAGCGGCTGCGGGTTAATCGAGCGTACCGCCGGTCGTGGCACCGTGGTGCGCGACATCGTCGACTGGCACCTGCTCGACCCGCAGATGAGCGAGTGGATGGCGGGGCTCGAGTCGCCGCATCCGCAGCTGGTGCGCGAGGTCTTCGCCTTTCGCCTCTCGGCCGAGCCCTTCGTCAGCGAACTCGCCGCCCTGGCCGCCACAGCCCAGGACCTGGCTCGCATCGAGACGGCCTTCGACGGCATGTGCGAAAGCGCCGACGACCCCGCGCGCCGCGAGGAGCACGCGGACTACGATGTGGCCTTCCACGACGCCATCTACCGCGCCAGCCACAACCTGGTGTGGCGCCAGATGGGACTGCTGCTGCGACCCTCGATCGTCGCGCTGATCCAGCACTCCCACCATCAGGCGGACTCGCTTGACGACAGCCTGGCGCGCCATCGCCGGGTGCTCGAGGCCATCCGCCTGCGCCAGCCGGACGCCGCTCGCGAGGCCACCGAACGCGTGCTGGCGCGCACCGCCGCCGATCTCGGCGTCGACAACGGTGGGCGCCAGCTCAGGCAGTCGGCGACGTTGTCTGACGGATCAGCACTCGCCGACTGA